One window from the genome of Saccharomyces mikatae IFO 1815 strain IFO1815 genome assembly, chromosome: 6 encodes:
- the SMKI06G3800 gene encoding uncharacterized protein, producing MSEIGDESTNSQEKVKPKIYEEDVDEEHDIVSVEETVKRGVLHNDRTKLKQGLKERHIKMLTLVGVFGTGLFLSSGGTLKKTGPVGLLIAYLFVGIVVGCNQIAIAEVASFMPATGATIRHAEQFIDESVGFTFGWISTYSSLMPGELSATAVIMRYWTDVSPAVFITVFGILFVVTNIYTIRFYGELEYIFGWLKLVLIFILIISGLVIDLGGTKGQERLGFHYWREPGPFANYLVGGHIGKFVGFWAAISSVVYSYSGIQNIAILAGETKNSRHAIFHGAKNVFLRIIVLYLVTVFILTLIVPYNDKLIATGTGTARSSPFVIAMNRAGIKVLPHIVNALILTSAWSAGNLAIIEGSRNLFCLATKNQAPKIFLRTSKRGIPYVGVIFISSFLPLAYMSCSKSSATVFGWFQELVSSNTLLRWILISANHIHMDRALKAQGYSRSDLPYSTPMGPFAAWFSGIMSFIFLLTGGFYNFIHGHFDIESFFTRYFIIPLAIGLFTFWKLFKKTKYLRPHEVDLESIFDDIKENPEHIVKTKNAWARFSIARGWRERSQK from the coding sequence CCACAATGATAGAACAAAACTCAAGCAAGGGCTGAAAGAGCGCCATATCAAGATGCTAACACTTGTCGGCGTATTTGGCACAGGTCTATTTCTGTCCTCCGGTGGTACGTTAAAAAAAACCGGGCCGGTTGGTCTGTTGATTGCATACCTGTTCGTTGGTATTGTTGTGGGGTGTAATCAGATTGCTATCGCTGAGGTCGCTTCTTTCATGCCCGCTACCGGGGCAACCATCAGACATGCTGAGCAGTTCATAGACGAGTCAGTTGGCTTCACATTTGGTTGGATCTCTACATATTCGTCACTGATGCCTGGTGAGTTATCGGCCACGGCAGTTATTATGAGATATTGGACGGATGTAAGTCCTGCAGTTTTCATAACTGTGTTCGGTATTCTTTTTGTGGTGACGAATATTTACACAATTCGATTCTACGGCGAACTCGAATACATATTCGGGTGGCTAAAACTTGTAttgatttttatattgattATATCAGGACTGGTGATCGACCTAGGTGGTACCAAGGGTCAAGAAAGGCTTGGATTTCACTATTGGAGGGAACCTGGACCCTTTGCAAATTATTTGGTGGGGGGACATATAGGAAAGTTTGTGGGCTTCTGGGCTGCCATTTCTTCTGTGGTGTACTCTTACTCTGGCATTCAAAACATTGCCATTCTTGCCGGTGAAACTAAGAACAGCAGACATGCAATTTTTCACGGTGCCAAAAATGTCTTCTTGCGCATTATTGTTTTATACTTGGTCACAGTCTTCATACTGACACTGATCGTACCGTACAATGATAAGTTGATCGCTACCGGAACGGGCACAGCCCGGTCGAGTCCCTTTGTCATTGCAATGAACAGAGCTGGGATCAAAGTCTTACCTCATATTGTCAATGCCTTGATCTTAACATCGGCATGGTCAGCTGGTAACTTGGCTATTATCGAAGGTTCCAGGAATTTGTTCTGTTTGGCGACAAAGAATCAAGCCcccaagatttttttgaggaCGAGTAAAAGAGGAATTCCTTATGTTGGTGTGATATTCATCTCGAGTTTTCTACCATTGGCGTATATGTCCTGTTCCAAATCGTCGGCTACCGTCTTTGGGTGGTTCCAAGAGCTGGTGTCTTCAAACACGCTGCTACGTTGGATTCTGATTTCGGCAAACCATATCCATATGGACAGGGCTTTGAAAGCTCAGGGATACAGCAGGTCTGACCTACCATATTCAACACCCATGGGTCCTTTTGCTGCTTGGTTTTCCGGGATCATGTCGTTCATTTTCTTACTTACGGGAGGCTTTTACAACTTCATACACGGTCATTTCGACATCGAGTCCTTTTTTACCAGGTACTTCATAATTCCATTGGCAATTGGACTATTTACTTTCTGGAAGCTATTCAAAAAGACTAAATATTTACGTCCACATGAAGTAGATCTTGAATCTATCTTTGACGacatcaaagaaaatccaGAACACATTGTAAAGACCAAAAACGCGTGGGCAAGATTTTCAATAGCAAGAGGTTGGAGAGAACGAAGCCAAAAATAG